The Hyperolius riggenbachi isolate aHypRig1 chromosome 3, aHypRig1.pri, whole genome shotgun sequence genome window below encodes:
- the LOC137560992 gene encoding dynein light chain Tctex-type protein 2B-like, which produces MTSKPGGKRPSVVSIRLPGNGDATDKPAAKMPLMRNKLSLGNVTVSNQPSWNFSTVVAATRFSKNLKDRRAQKAVKKIEIIEPQPPSFASRPHEKVQMSSIKRILENYLPERIGNMNYDHTKVPTLVKAISEEVRIQVKKVLPARYKLLCVVTMGERGQEDVTVVSRCLWDPHADNFVAQVYENASIFCVVSVYTVFCE; this is translated from the exons ATGACATCTAAGCCGGGTGGGAAGAGGCCGTCTGTGGTCAGCATTAGACTTCCAGGCAATGGAGACGCCACTGACAAACCTGCTGCAAAAATG CCTCTGATGAGGAATAAACTCTCCCTGGGCAATGTGACGGTCAGTAATCAGCCCTCTTGGAATTTCAGCACTGTTGTGGCAGCCACAAGGTTTTCAAAGAACCTGAAG GACCGGAGAGCCCAGAAGGCGGTTAAGAAGATTGAAATTATAGAACCTCAG CCTCCATCCTTTGCCTCTCGGCCCCATGAGAAGGTCCAAATGTCATCCATAAAGCGCATTCTGGAGAACTACCTCCCGGAGCGGATAGGAAATATGAATTATGACCACACTAAAGTCCCCACACTAGTGAAAGCAATCAGCGAGgaggtcagaatccaggtgaagaAGGTTCTGCCTGCCCGATACAAGCTTCTCTGTGTGGTGACAATGGGGGAGAGGGGACAGGAAGACGTCACTGTGGTCAGCCGCTGCCTCTGGGATCCTCATGCTGACAACTTCGTAGCCCAAGTGTATGAGAATGCCAGTATTTTCTGTGTGGTATCCGTGTACACTGTATTCTGCGAGTGA